In one window of Microbacterium profundi DNA:
- a CDS encoding transglutaminase TgpA family protein has translation MSPAEQRRAPWAEEAAAADRQTRTLAIAMLAACAGFVALWPYSSAIAAGPWSLVSITVIVLITATGALMRHLGARRRGRDAWALLAQLVVAVCALTLMLVPQGALLGFIPTGSTLQALAPLAAQAFEQVQFGTAPLNDTLAVRAMLAVGFAVITIIIDHLIAQRLTLLAAVLVTAVGVVPMIITFGDADVPWFVVLAILILFLLRHSTRHDARRPRRASVAVALGVGAAALAGALIITPILPVSASWVGTGTSVALNPSLRLGDDLRRPAPTDVITLATTAVTAPYLRIATVSGFDGQVWQADEEDTRPLSDGFGDGNWAEEIATTQRRTSIRVVGISSSWLPVPYAATKVTGTSSGWEIMPGNRTVVSETRNAGGEDYTVTTATAQPTLEQIRASGAIRSAEDPRVPEDLPPVIAETAREVTAGAETDYDRMIALQTWFRSEFTYSLDAPVDGGFDGTGADAVAEFLDVRSGYCIHFAGAFALMAQTLDLPVRIVVGYLPGRLTDEKRGDEFVYVVSSDQLHAWPEVRFGGIGWVPFEPTASLGVPTAFAPASVEAGPVTGPATPAPSAAPSATPTSGPELDEATDDPSAAGGGVLQRLDPTPVMLVVGGALLLLLLPALIRLFVRIWRRSRARGGDAVIAWRELRATLTDLGVPVSDADSPRERGADLIERGADARAVQTLVDAVERASYAREKLDARDLAPALVRVSADMHRHVDARGRVTALLLPRSLFAVDSSRRPAPA, from the coding sequence ATGTCGCCCGCTGAGCAGCGTCGCGCGCCGTGGGCCGAAGAGGCCGCTGCCGCCGACCGGCAGACCCGCACGCTGGCGATCGCGATGCTCGCAGCCTGCGCAGGTTTCGTCGCGCTGTGGCCGTATTCGTCGGCCATCGCGGCGGGACCGTGGTCGCTCGTGAGCATCACCGTCATCGTCCTCATCACAGCCACCGGCGCTCTCATGCGTCACCTGGGCGCACGCCGCCGCGGGCGGGATGCGTGGGCGCTGCTCGCTCAGTTGGTCGTCGCAGTGTGCGCGCTCACCCTGATGCTGGTCCCGCAGGGAGCTCTGCTCGGATTCATCCCGACCGGTTCGACCCTGCAGGCCCTCGCTCCGCTGGCGGCCCAGGCATTCGAGCAGGTGCAGTTCGGCACCGCCCCGCTGAACGACACCCTGGCCGTTCGCGCCATGCTCGCCGTGGGGTTCGCCGTCATCACGATCATCATCGACCACCTGATCGCTCAGCGGCTCACCCTGCTCGCGGCGGTGCTCGTCACCGCGGTCGGCGTGGTGCCGATGATCATCACATTCGGCGATGCCGATGTCCCGTGGTTCGTGGTGCTCGCGATCCTGATCCTCTTCCTGCTGCGGCACAGCACTCGTCACGATGCCCGCAGGCCGAGGCGGGCATCGGTCGCTGTGGCTCTCGGCGTCGGCGCCGCGGCTCTCGCCGGCGCGCTCATCATCACCCCGATCCTGCCGGTCTCCGCAAGCTGGGTGGGCACGGGGACGTCCGTCGCGCTGAATCCGTCGCTGCGGCTGGGCGACGACCTGCGCCGGCCGGCACCCACCGACGTCATCACGCTGGCGACCACGGCTGTGACCGCACCGTACCTGCGGATCGCGACCGTGTCGGGGTTCGACGGACAAGTCTGGCAAGCGGACGAGGAAGACACTCGGCCGCTCTCCGACGGCTTCGGAGACGGCAACTGGGCCGAGGAGATCGCCACCACGCAACGGCGCACCTCGATCCGCGTCGTCGGCATCTCGAGTTCCTGGTTGCCGGTGCCGTATGCGGCGACGAAGGTCACCGGCACCTCCTCCGGCTGGGAGATCATGCCCGGCAACCGCACAGTGGTCTCCGAGACGCGCAATGCCGGGGGCGAGGACTACACGGTGACGACAGCCACTGCGCAGCCGACGCTCGAGCAGATCCGCGCCTCCGGAGCCATCCGCAGCGCCGAGGATCCACGGGTCCCGGAGGACCTTCCGCCGGTGATCGCCGAGACCGCCCGCGAGGTGACAGCCGGTGCCGAGACCGACTACGACCGCATGATCGCCCTCCAGACGTGGTTCCGGTCCGAGTTCACCTACTCGCTCGACGCCCCGGTCGACGGCGGCTTCGACGGCACCGGTGCGGACGCGGTCGCAGAGTTCCTCGATGTGCGCTCGGGATACTGCATCCACTTCGCCGGCGCGTTCGCGTTGATGGCGCAGACGCTCGATCTTCCGGTGCGGATAGTGGTCGGTTACCTTCCAGGGCGTCTGACCGACGAGAAGCGCGGCGACGAGTTCGTCTACGTCGTCAGCAGCGATCAGCTGCACGCCTGGCCGGAAGTGCGTTTCGGGGGCATCGGATGGGTGCCGTTCGAGCCGACCGCATCGCTCGGCGTGCCGACCGCATTCGCGCCGGCATCCGTGGAGGCCGGGCCGGTCACCGGCCCGGCGACACCAGCGCCGAGCGCGGCACCATCGGCGACCCCGACGAGCGGTCCTGAGCTCGACGAAGCGACGGATGACCCCTCTGCTGCGGGCGGCGGCGTGCTGCAGCGACTCGATCCCACGCCGGTGATGCTCGTGGTCGGCGGCGCACTGCTCTTGCTGCTACTACCGGCACTGATCCGCCTGTTCGTGCGGATATGGCGCCGCTCACGCGCCAGAGGCGGAGACGCCGTGATCGCGTGGCGCGAGCTGCGGGCGACGCTGACCGATCTGGGCGTGCCGGTCTCGGATGCCGACTCTCCCCGGGAACGGGGCGCAGATCTGATCGAGCGCGGCGCCGACGCCCGGGCGGTGCAGACGCTGGTGGATGCTGTGGAGCGTGCCAGTTACGCCAGGGAGAAGCTCGATGCGCGCGATCTCGCTCCCGCCCTCGTCCGAGTGAGCGCAGATATGCACCGTCATGTCGATGCGCGCGGGCGCGTCACGGCTCTGCTGCTGCCGCGCTCGCTGTTCGCTGTCGACAGCTCGCGACGGCCTGCGCCGGCCTGA
- a CDS encoding DUF58 domain-containing protein, whose amino-acid sequence MPRRHLLTGRGAAALLTGVLLTIAANLLAAPILLYVAMLLFLLVVVAVLVVHVPRRTGAVSRRISTDLLTVGEESQVAVRFDMRALRIPLGIWRDKLPAAVSGDATGEFPTDNGTSIGYAITGVRRGVWAVGPLSLQTIDPFGFAQRTQEFGDTRTVTVVPEVVPLAPLSSNLGAAGGTAHTSSTRLGQGSDNLSPRRYVSGDSMRRIHWRATAHRGDLMVRQEEEESSPDALVVLDRTARHWDIQREQADPAFEAAVSACASVALHLVQEGYSVDVLDSAGAVLGRLRGHEDDRDGLLVALALTRPQGEGRDIITLFDGTPPGPLVLITGHLDEEDAALLRHGGAAAPILLATDLGPGAGDAAARLGWSSAPLAEDIAAAWEDALPARMATGGGHVAR is encoded by the coding sequence ATGCCTCGACGTCATCTGCTCACGGGCCGGGGGGCAGCCGCGCTCCTGACCGGTGTGCTGTTGACGATCGCGGCCAATCTGCTGGCAGCGCCGATTCTGCTCTACGTCGCGATGCTGTTGTTCCTGCTCGTGGTCGTCGCCGTCCTCGTCGTGCACGTCCCCCGGCGCACCGGTGCGGTGAGCAGACGCATCTCCACCGATCTGCTCACCGTCGGTGAGGAGTCGCAGGTCGCCGTGCGATTCGACATGCGCGCCCTGCGCATCCCGCTCGGCATCTGGCGCGACAAACTGCCCGCCGCGGTCTCCGGCGATGCCACGGGAGAGTTCCCCACCGACAACGGCACCAGCATCGGCTATGCGATCACGGGCGTGCGCCGTGGCGTGTGGGCGGTGGGGCCGCTGTCGCTGCAGACGATCGACCCGTTCGGATTCGCTCAGCGCACGCAGGAGTTCGGAGACACTCGCACGGTCACCGTGGTCCCAGAGGTCGTGCCGCTCGCTCCGCTCAGCTCGAATCTCGGAGCGGCCGGCGGAACCGCGCACACGTCATCCACACGGCTCGGACAGGGCAGCGACAACCTGTCTCCCCGGCGTTACGTGTCCGGCGATTCGATGCGCCGCATCCACTGGCGCGCGACCGCCCACCGCGGCGACCTGATGGTGCGACAGGAAGAGGAGGAATCCAGCCCTGACGCGCTGGTCGTCCTCGATCGCACAGCCCGGCACTGGGACATCCAGCGTGAGCAGGCCGACCCCGCGTTCGAGGCTGCCGTCTCCGCGTGCGCATCCGTCGCCCTTCACCTGGTGCAGGAGGGGTACAGCGTGGATGTGCTCGATTCGGCGGGAGCCGTGCTCGGCAGGCTCCGCGGGCACGAGGATGACCGCGACGGCCTGCTCGTGGCGCTGGCGCTCACTCGGCCGCAGGGTGAAGGTCGCGACATCATCACCCTCTTCGATGGAACGCCGCCCGGTCCGCTGGTGCTGATCACGGGGCACCTCGACGAGGAGGATGCTGCGCTGCTGCGCCATGGCGGGGCCGCGGCTCCGATCCTCCTCGCAACCGACCTCGGTCCCGGCGCCGGAGACGCCGCTGCGCGACTGGGGTGGTCGTCCGCTCCGCTGGCAGAGGACATCGCCGCCGCCTGGGAGGACGCCCTCCCCGCCCGGATGGCGACAGGAGGCGGCCATGTCGCCCGCTGA
- a CDS encoding AAA family ATPase, with amino-acid sequence MDDTGPEITAEQFRTQTSAILTSVGEVIDGKPDAVRSALACLLAEGHLLIEDVPGVGKTMLARAIAASVDATVRRIQFTPDLLPGDVTGVSVYNPVDREFEFKPGAVFAQIVIADEINRSSPKTQSALLEAMEEGQVTVDGRTHPLPDPFLVVATQNPLEMEGTYALPEAQRDRFMMRISMGYPDAAAEALMLRQRDSVNPLASITPVADARAIRRMIGFARAVHVSPTVEEYAVALSQATRTDPSLHLGASPRATLQLVRAAKVWAALDGREFVIPDDLTALLAPVFAHRLLPARGVHRAGAQPVEAALAQIVDRVRVPLAARF; translated from the coding sequence ATGGACGACACCGGACCCGAGATCACGGCCGAGCAGTTCCGGACGCAGACCTCCGCCATCCTGACCTCGGTCGGCGAGGTGATCGACGGGAAGCCGGATGCCGTGCGCAGCGCACTGGCCTGCCTGCTGGCCGAGGGCCACCTGCTCATCGAAGACGTCCCCGGCGTCGGCAAGACGATGCTCGCCCGCGCGATCGCCGCGAGCGTCGACGCGACGGTGCGTCGCATCCAGTTCACCCCTGATCTGCTGCCGGGCGATGTCACCGGCGTCTCGGTGTACAACCCCGTCGACCGCGAGTTCGAGTTCAAGCCCGGTGCGGTTTTCGCGCAGATCGTGATCGCCGACGAGATCAACCGCTCGTCCCCCAAGACCCAGTCCGCCCTTCTCGAAGCCATGGAGGAGGGGCAGGTCACCGTCGACGGCCGCACGCACCCCCTGCCGGATCCGTTCCTCGTCGTCGCGACGCAGAACCCGCTCGAGATGGAGGGCACCTACGCACTTCCGGAGGCGCAGCGCGACCGGTTCATGATGCGCATCTCGATGGGCTATCCGGATGCCGCGGCAGAGGCCCTCATGCTCCGTCAGCGCGACAGCGTCAATCCACTCGCCTCGATCACCCCGGTCGCCGATGCCCGAGCGATCAGGCGGATGATCGGCTTCGCCCGCGCAGTGCATGTCTCCCCCACCGTCGAGGAGTACGCCGTCGCACTTTCACAGGCCACCCGCACCGATCCGAGCCTGCATCTGGGCGCGAGCCCGCGCGCCACTCTTCAGCTCGTGCGCGCGGCCAAGGTGTGGGCGGCGCTGGACGGACGGGAGTTCGTGATCCCGGACGACCTCACCGCATTGCTCGCACCCGTGTTCGCGCATCGGCTTCTCCCTGCCCGCGGCGTACACCGTGCGGGTGCGCAGCCCGTCGAGGCCGCGCTCGCTCAGATAGTGGACCGTGTACGCGTTCCACTGGCCGCCAGGTTCTGA
- a CDS encoding rhomboid family intramembrane serine protease, translated as MSTSTTPARSAAIGRFASPIALVALMWVIQIADAVLPGSFTGFGLRSWDFGSLQGLVLGPLLHAGWAHLIGNTLPLLVLGCLIAIEGAGRFWMVTAVTALVGGVGTWLLNAPGTLTVGASVLVFGYFAYIVVRVFSPRPIAHRIAHALIAVIVLVLYGGSMLAGIVGVGPGVSWQAHLFGAVGGGVAALAGARGPRSRGARGT; from the coding sequence GTGAGCACATCCACCACTCCTGCGCGTTCCGCGGCGATCGGGCGCTTCGCCTCTCCGATCGCTCTCGTCGCGCTGATGTGGGTGATCCAGATCGCTGACGCCGTGCTCCCCGGCTCCTTCACCGGTTTCGGCTTGCGGTCATGGGACTTCGGCAGCCTGCAGGGGCTCGTGCTCGGACCGCTGCTGCACGCGGGATGGGCGCACCTGATCGGCAACACCCTGCCGTTGCTGGTGCTCGGCTGTCTCATCGCCATCGAAGGCGCCGGCCGCTTCTGGATGGTCACCGCGGTCACCGCGCTCGTGGGGGGCGTCGGCACCTGGCTGCTCAACGCACCGGGCACGCTCACGGTCGGTGCGTCCGTGCTCGTCTTCGGGTACTTCGCGTACATCGTCGTGCGCGTGTTCTCGCCTCGGCCGATCGCGCACCGCATCGCGCACGCCCTCATCGCTGTGATCGTGCTCGTCCTGTACGGCGGGTCGATGCTCGCCGGCATCGTCGGCGTGGGCCCCGGCGTCTCCTGGCAGGCGCATCTGTTCGGCGCGGTCGGCGGCGGTGTGGCGGCGCTCGCGGGAGCGCGTGGTCCTCGCAGCCGCGGAGCGCGCGGCACGTGA
- a CDS encoding type 1 periplasmic-binding domain-containing protein, producing MIAALGGLTLAALLIVLVPMATSSDPVAVCVDAPGDLPDAGVEGWQGEQLHNAAIIVRTASEQGFERDGQVLGVMAAMGESSLQNIDYGDWETSGFTNPDGTRTSSIGLFQQQEWWGSVETRMDPAASAALFYGRLAGLEGWQGMEPTHAIHRVQVNSDPNHYARFEDDAGAVVDALSGPCPA from the coding sequence ATGATCGCGGCGCTCGGCGGGCTCACCCTCGCCGCGCTCCTCATCGTTCTCGTGCCGATGGCGACGTCGAGCGATCCGGTCGCGGTGTGCGTGGACGCGCCGGGCGATCTGCCGGACGCAGGGGTCGAAGGCTGGCAGGGTGAGCAGCTCCACAACGCCGCGATCATCGTGCGCACGGCCTCGGAGCAGGGGTTCGAGCGCGACGGCCAGGTCCTCGGCGTCATGGCGGCGATGGGCGAGAGCTCACTGCAGAACATCGACTACGGCGACTGGGAGACGTCCGGCTTCACCAATCCGGACGGCACGCGCACCAGCAGCATCGGCCTGTTCCAGCAGCAGGAGTGGTGGGGGAGCGTCGAGACGAGGATGGATCCGGCAGCATCCGCCGCCCTCTTCTACGGACGTCTCGCCGGACTCGAGGGGTGGCAGGGCATGGAGCCCACGCATGCGATCCATCGCGTGCAGGTCAACTCCGACCCGAACCACTACGCCCGGTTCGAAGATGACGCGGGCGCGGTGGTCGACGCGCTTTCCGGTCCATGTCCGGCGTAG
- the pta gene encoding phosphate acetyltransferase gives MARSIYITSAEGHTGKSTIALGVLDALMRVTPRVGVFRPIARSSAEPDYVLELLLAHDGVHLDYEASLGVTYDDVRDDPDRALATIVSRFKAVEAQCDAVVIIGSDYTDVASPAELGYNARIAANLGAPVLLVLSGRDQQGGGEQLGTSTARTADAVGQIAALALAELHDERAELFAVIVNRADPDALQQSVDAVRSAQAERTPVWAIPEDRTLVAPSIRGILAAVDGRLIKGDPDLLTREALSVVVAGMSMVNVLPRLTQDAVVVIPADRTEVLLATLMADAAGTFPSITGIILNGPFPLPESIERLLDGLSSTVPIIATDHGTYDTAVRVMGARGRLAADSRHRYDRALGLFQTHVDITELATQLGLAESRVVTPLMFEYGLIERARADRKRIVLPEGEDDRILRAASSLIARDVADLTILGDESEIRARATELGIDISAAQIISPTDPSYIERFAEEYARLRAHKGVTLSQAADTVTDVSYFGTLMVHLGLADGMVSGATHTTAHTIRPSFEIIKTRPGVEVVSSVFLMALADRVLVYGDCAVIPDPTSTQLADIAISSAQTARQFGIEPRVAMLSYSTGESGTGADVEKVREATALVRERAPELPVDGPIQYDAAADAAVAKAKMPDSAVAGRATVFVFPDLNTGNNTYKAVQRSAGAVAIGPVLQGLNKPINDLSRGALVDDIVNTVAITAIQAQGSASVSEV, from the coding sequence GTGGCGCGAAGCATCTACATCACCTCCGCCGAGGGGCACACCGGCAAGTCAACCATCGCGCTGGGCGTGCTCGATGCGCTGATGCGAGTGACGCCGAGGGTCGGCGTGTTCCGCCCGATCGCGCGCTCCTCCGCCGAGCCCGACTACGTGCTCGAGCTGCTGCTCGCGCACGACGGCGTGCACCTCGATTACGAGGCCAGCCTCGGCGTCACCTACGACGATGTGCGTGACGATCCCGACCGCGCACTGGCCACCATCGTGTCCAGGTTCAAGGCGGTCGAGGCGCAGTGCGACGCCGTCGTGATCATCGGCAGCGACTACACCGACGTCGCCAGCCCCGCCGAACTCGGCTACAACGCCCGCATCGCCGCGAACCTCGGCGCTCCGGTGCTGCTCGTGCTCAGTGGCCGCGACCAGCAGGGCGGCGGAGAGCAGCTCGGCACGTCGACCGCGCGCACCGCTGACGCCGTCGGCCAGATCGCGGCCCTCGCGTTGGCCGAGCTGCACGACGAGCGTGCAGAGCTGTTCGCGGTCATCGTGAACCGTGCCGATCCCGATGCACTGCAGCAGAGCGTCGACGCCGTGCGTTCAGCGCAGGCGGAGCGCACTCCGGTCTGGGCGATCCCGGAGGATCGCACGCTCGTGGCGCCGTCGATCCGCGGCATCCTCGCAGCCGTCGACGGGCGGCTCATCAAGGGCGACCCCGATCTGCTCACCCGTGAAGCGTTGAGCGTCGTGGTAGCAGGCATGTCGATGGTGAACGTGCTGCCGCGCCTCACGCAGGATGCCGTCGTGGTGATCCCCGCGGATCGCACCGAGGTGCTGCTCGCCACGCTGATGGCGGATGCGGCAGGAACATTCCCGTCGATCACGGGGATCATCCTGAACGGTCCGTTCCCCCTGCCCGAGTCGATCGAGCGGCTTCTCGACGGGCTCTCGTCCACCGTCCCGATCATCGCGACCGATCACGGCACCTACGACACCGCGGTGCGCGTGATGGGTGCGCGCGGACGGCTGGCCGCCGATTCGCGTCATCGGTACGATCGCGCGCTCGGACTGTTCCAGACCCACGTCGACATCACCGAGCTCGCGACACAGCTCGGGCTCGCGGAATCGCGCGTCGTGACGCCGCTGATGTTCGAGTACGGACTCATCGAACGTGCGCGGGCCGATCGCAAGCGCATCGTGCTGCCCGAGGGCGAGGACGACCGCATCCTGCGTGCGGCGTCGAGCCTGATCGCGCGTGACGTCGCCGACCTGACGATCCTCGGCGATGAGAGCGAGATCCGCGCACGGGCCACTGAGCTCGGAATCGACATCTCCGCGGCGCAGATCATCAGTCCGACCGATCCGTCGTACATCGAGCGGTTCGCCGAGGAATACGCGCGCCTGCGGGCACACAAGGGAGTGACGCTGTCGCAGGCCGCCGACACCGTCACAGACGTGTCGTACTTCGGAACGCTCATGGTGCATCTCGGCCTCGCGGACGGCATGGTCTCGGGTGCGACCCACACCACCGCGCACACGATTCGTCCGTCCTTCGAGATCATCAAGACCCGTCCTGGCGTAGAGGTGGTCTCCAGCGTGTTCCTGATGGCTCTCGCCGACCGCGTGCTCGTCTACGGCGACTGCGCGGTGATCCCCGATCCGACGAGCACTCAACTCGCCGACATCGCGATCTCGTCTGCGCAGACCGCGCGGCAGTTCGGCATCGAGCCGCGCGTCGCCATGCTCTCGTATTCGACCGGGGAGTCGGGAACCGGCGCCGACGTCGAGAAGGTGCGCGAGGCGACGGCGTTGGTGCGCGAGCGCGCCCCCGAGCTGCCGGTCGACGGACCGATCCAGTACGACGCCGCGGCCGATGCCGCCGTCGCCAAGGCCAAGATGCCGGATTCGGCGGTCGCCGGACGCGCGACGGTGTTCGTCTTCCCCGATCTGAACACGGGCAACAACACGTATAAGGCCGTGCAGCGCTCGGCAGGAGCCGTCGCGATCGGGCCCGTGCTGCAGGGGCTGAACAAGCCGATCAACGATCTCTCGCGCGGCGCGCTGGTCGACGACATCGTCAACACGGTCGCGATCACCGCGATCCAAGCCCAGGGAAGTGCCTCGGTGTCGGAGGTCTGA
- a CDS encoding type I restriction-modification system subunit M produces MNSTTNQRLAQLIWNIADDVLRDLYVRGKYRDVILPMTVLRRLDSVLAETKQNVLSTKKTLDAASIVNQDAALRQAAAQDFYNTSPFLLKDLRAASTQMQLRQNFEAYLDGFSPNVQEILENFEFRNQIPRLTKADALGTLIEKFLDPTLDLSPKSLDNHGMGSVFEELVRRFNEENNEEAGEHWTPRDVVKLMTRLMFEPIADSIPDGTYLLYDGAMGTGGMLTVADDTLNELTAGKKIDTHLYGQEINAETFAIAKADLILKGDGRAADNIKGGPEFSTLSNDAFAGKEFDFMLSNPPYGKSWKTDQERMGGAKSITDPRFIVEHDGDPEFSLVTRSSDGQMLFLANLIAKMKNDTVTGSRIAEIHNGSSLFTGDAGQGESNIRRYVMENDLVEAIVALPLNLFYNTGIATYIWVLSNRKQDRRKGKVQLIDATKWFTPLRKNLGSKNCELSAANIDAIMATFHAFDEADAEVSKIFDNADFGYYKVAVDRPLRLVDAEPGRVYKPAEIKVLRAASERADAAPAVIKKLHKFGVVADPLRGLFEAEVDGKTRVVEYERDTELSDTEQIPLTEPAGEYASGIEAFLRREVLPYASDAWIDESKTKIGYEVSFTRHFYEPAPMRTLDEIRADIRALEAETDDLLSEIVG; encoded by the coding sequence GTGAACAGCACCACCAACCAGCGCCTCGCTCAGCTCATCTGGAACATCGCCGACGACGTGCTGCGTGACCTGTACGTGCGCGGCAAGTACCGCGATGTGATTTTGCCGATGACGGTGCTGCGCCGACTCGACAGCGTGTTGGCCGAGACGAAGCAGAATGTGCTGAGTACCAAGAAGACGTTGGATGCTGCGAGCATCGTGAATCAGGATGCTGCGCTGCGACAGGCCGCTGCCCAGGACTTCTACAACACCAGCCCTTTCCTGCTGAAAGATCTGCGTGCGGCGAGCACGCAGATGCAGTTGCGCCAGAACTTCGAGGCATACCTCGACGGCTTTTCGCCGAATGTGCAGGAGATCTTGGAGAACTTCGAGTTCCGCAACCAGATTCCGAGGCTCACCAAGGCTGATGCGCTCGGCACGCTGATCGAGAAGTTCCTTGACCCGACGCTCGATCTGTCGCCGAAAAGCCTCGACAACCACGGTATGGGCAGCGTCTTCGAAGAGCTGGTGCGCCGCTTCAACGAAGAGAACAACGAAGAGGCGGGTGAGCACTGGACACCCCGCGATGTCGTCAAGCTCATGACACGGCTGATGTTCGAGCCGATCGCCGATTCGATTCCCGACGGCACCTATCTGCTCTACGACGGTGCGATGGGCACGGGTGGCATGCTCACCGTTGCTGACGACACACTGAACGAGCTGACCGCGGGCAAGAAGATCGACACGCACCTGTACGGGCAGGAGATCAACGCCGAGACGTTCGCGATCGCCAAGGCCGACCTCATCCTGAAGGGCGACGGGCGCGCTGCCGACAACATCAAGGGCGGACCCGAGTTCTCCACCCTGTCGAACGACGCTTTCGCGGGCAAAGAGTTCGACTTCATGCTCTCGAACCCGCCGTACGGCAAGTCGTGGAAGACCGACCAGGAGCGCATGGGCGGGGCGAAGAGCATCACCGACCCGCGCTTCATCGTCGAGCACGACGGCGACCCCGAGTTCAGCCTGGTCACCCGGTCGAGTGACGGCCAGATGCTGTTCCTCGCCAACCTCATCGCGAAGATGAAGAATGACACGGTCACCGGCAGTCGCATCGCCGAGATTCACAACGGCTCGTCTTTGTTCACCGGAGATGCGGGTCAGGGCGAGTCGAACATCCGCCGGTATGTGATGGAGAACGACCTCGTCGAGGCGATCGTGGCGCTGCCGCTGAACCTCTTCTACAACACTGGCATCGCCACCTACATCTGGGTGCTGAGCAACCGCAAGCAGGATCGCCGCAAGGGCAAGGTGCAGCTGATCGACGCGACGAAGTGGTTCACGCCGTTGCGCAAGAACCTCGGCAGCAAGAACTGCGAACTGTCGGCCGCGAACATCGACGCGATCATGGCGACTTTTCATGCGTTCGATGAAGCGGATGCTGAGGTCTCGAAGATCTTCGACAACGCCGACTTCGGGTACTACAAGGTCGCCGTCGACCGACCGCTGCGCCTCGTCGATGCCGAGCCGGGCCGTGTCTACAAGCCCGCCGAGATCAAGGTTCTGCGGGCGGCCAGCGAGCGGGCGGATGCTGCGCCTGCCGTCATCAAGAAACTGCACAAATTCGGAGTGGTCGCTGACCCGCTGCGCGGGCTGTTCGAGGCAGAGGTCGACGGCAAGACCCGGGTCGTGGAGTATGAGCGCGACACCGAGTTGAGTGACACTGAGCAGATTCCGCTGACGGAGCCGGCGGGGGAGTACGCCAGCGGCATCGAGGCGTTCCTGCGGCGAGAGGTGCTGCCCTATGCGTCGGATGCCTGGATCGACGAGTCGAAGACGAAGATCGGCTACGAGGTGAGCTTCACCCGCCACTTCTACGAGCCTGCCCCGATGCGCACGCTCGATGAGATCCGCGCCGATATCCGTGCGCTTGAAGCTGAGACAGACGATCTGCTGAGCGAGATCGTCGGCTGA